The following are encoded together in the Pseudoalteromonas ruthenica genome:
- a CDS encoding LodA/GoxA family CTQ-dependent oxidase, producing MSTNTIFRVHPTINFARVGNSEEFYIAPETAAGELLDKSSGLFGGLPIKWGSEATPITADDFRDQQQRVKRQAARFRIYAYDEPQSSYPSNDKGREITLGDTINGKTVSDIIWQVHVANKKNNNFTIADSEGNEEGINSYTHGQTPPLRNPTYGLDPNMPERLLQLVIDPGPRCIRASDSNTVVHFDAHTTASYIDQQGQIQQQPNYPTSFPSDHFDNLNPSSGDITTLGELRVESNTGRLVVTGGYGNAFAFKKGNYGAGTHMSEAQKRKVELNGAIDNDGWFDDVADGPVHATIVFDDGSTAQVVAGWFVSTDPAYAPQTRNIVSTWDDIFNTWVEHLNLIPDLYSEGQYNSNYKASFNGDVLPILHGAYLQRWNTNLPNKGIQGHNFIAKIKPSDNPKEFIKDFDGLIRNPNLPADDSERTKMPLSLGDATKSFLSLSTTQYFLMKQWYEGHSEEQAPNLGEGEKLDKVVLENCLGGRYSPGIELTFIVRDTHLYKVDNSNGVATIPATQGPFRINEQPLDYSHASKAQPFLSFGYIPNNSAKVTPGDLSKFMAQPWHTDYNSCAVHEPDPVPPASNTLYWSWPAQRPVQVHPANLCTFNEQQGTWNLGGQLFSIRGDADGEDNLTYSDYPQNVGRYRQYLDYLANWHKTGFIIQGHQVSAPKGDNYGSDKFVEVESLYQSNGQLVQPWPTSVIPEPTGK from the coding sequence ATGAGTACTAATACAATTTTTCGCGTTCACCCAACCATCAACTTTGCTCGCGTTGGCAACAGTGAAGAGTTTTATATCGCTCCGGAGACAGCCGCCGGTGAGCTATTGGACAAATCATCGGGACTATTTGGTGGTTTACCTATTAAATGGGGAAGCGAAGCGACCCCTATCACTGCCGATGACTTTCGCGACCAGCAACAACGGGTAAAACGTCAAGCCGCACGCTTTCGTATCTACGCGTACGATGAACCACAAAGTAGCTACCCAAGTAATGACAAAGGTCGGGAAATAACTCTTGGCGATACCATCAATGGCAAGACCGTCAGCGATATTATTTGGCAAGTGCATGTAGCCAATAAAAAGAACAATAACTTTACAATTGCCGATAGTGAAGGCAATGAAGAGGGCATAAATAGCTACACTCATGGACAAACTCCGCCGTTGCGTAACCCCACTTATGGTCTTGACCCAAACATGCCAGAGCGCCTATTACAATTAGTCATAGACCCTGGCCCTCGTTGCATTCGTGCCAGTGATAGCAATACGGTGGTGCATTTTGATGCTCACACTACTGCCTCTTATATTGATCAACAGGGGCAAATTCAGCAACAGCCAAACTACCCCACTAGTTTCCCAAGCGATCATTTTGACAATCTCAATCCCAGTTCCGGTGACATTACCACCCTAGGTGAGCTGCGAGTCGAGTCTAATACTGGGCGTTTAGTCGTTACTGGGGGGTACGGTAATGCTTTTGCTTTTAAAAAAGGTAACTATGGCGCAGGTACGCATATGAGTGAAGCGCAAAAGCGAAAGGTTGAGCTCAATGGCGCTATTGATAATGATGGGTGGTTCGATGACGTTGCCGATGGCCCAGTGCATGCAACGATTGTGTTCGATGATGGCTCAACAGCTCAAGTTGTCGCCGGTTGGTTTGTATCGACCGATCCCGCCTATGCTCCGCAAACGCGAAACATTGTCTCAACGTGGGATGATATTTTTAATACCTGGGTGGAGCATCTCAACCTTATTCCTGACCTCTATAGCGAAGGCCAGTATAACAGCAACTACAAAGCCTCGTTTAATGGCGATGTTTTACCTATATTGCATGGTGCGTATTTACAACGCTGGAATACCAATCTACCGAATAAGGGAATACAAGGGCACAACTTTATCGCTAAAATTAAACCTTCCGACAACCCTAAAGAGTTCATCAAAGACTTCGATGGCTTGATACGCAACCCTAACTTGCCTGCTGATGATAGCGAACGCACGAAAATGCCATTGTCGCTGGGCGATGCAACGAAGAGCTTTTTATCTTTATCTACCACCCAGTACTTCCTTATGAAACAGTGGTACGAAGGTCACAGTGAAGAACAAGCACCCAACCTAGGTGAGGGTGAAAAGCTTGATAAAGTAGTTCTAGAAAACTGCTTGGGAGGACGCTATTCGCCAGGCATTGAGCTGACCTTCATTGTGCGTGATACACACCTTTATAAAGTAGACAATAGCAATGGTGTAGCCACGATTCCCGCCACACAAGGACCATTTAGGATAAACGAGCAGCCATTGGATTATAGCCATGCGAGTAAAGCACAGCCGTTCCTAAGTTTTGGCTATATACCCAATAACAGTGCCAAAGTAACCCCCGGAGATTTAAGTAAGTTTATGGCACAACCTTGGCATACCGATTACAACAGTTGTGCCGTGCATGAACCTGATCCCGTGCCCCCTGCAAGTAACACCTTGTATTGGTCTTGGCCTGCCCAGCGTCCGGTTCAAGTGCACCCAGCCAATTTGTGTACATTTAACGAACAACAAGGCACTTGGAACCTTGGCGGACAACTCTTTAGTATTCGCGGTGATGCTGATGGTGAGGATAACTTAACCTACTCAGATTACCCGCAAAATGTAGGCCGGTACCGTCAGTACCTCGATTACTTGGCTAATTGGCATAAAACCGGATTTATTATTCAAGGTCACCAAGTAAGTGCTCCTAAAGGTGATAACTATGGTAGCGACAAGTTCGTTGAAGTAGAGAGCTTGTATCAGTCGAACGGGCAGTTGGTACAGCCTTGGCCAACTTCAGTGATCCCAGAGCCAACTGGTAAATAA
- a CDS encoding NAD(P)/FAD-dependent oxidoreductase, which yields MTDDVLIIGAGPAGIATAIAIKKQAPHLTVTLVDAATSAKAKLGETIPPAANEVLRRILGEHSEELLSKHLICPGSISRWHNEQVGFNDFFFALTGQGYHLDRQLFEHDLSTYACQLGVTLLRGAKVNAVAASTTGFRLSVHLGSDKKVYHARFVVDASAQQRRLTRTLEVAENTFDEVLYLSALVSVEQSPSCSERTVVEAQPYGWWYGAALPGKQLMLMLCTDRDNVAQYGLDNSYEFLCRACENGLFQYGFNHLRNYSANEIHITKRRVSSGILSKVIGNNWLAVGDSASNYDPISSAGITKALIHGELAGKAIAECFQYGSEEALLAYEQRVFADFNQYIALHAQHYGCNQRFADASFWQARRAVTQA from the coding sequence ATGACTGACGATGTCTTGATCATTGGTGCTGGGCCTGCTGGGATTGCCACTGCAATCGCAATCAAAAAGCAGGCACCACATTTGACTGTTACACTCGTTGATGCCGCAACAAGTGCCAAAGCAAAGCTTGGTGAAACTATTCCACCAGCTGCTAACGAGGTGCTTAGGCGAATACTTGGCGAGCATTCAGAGGAGCTTTTATCTAAGCACCTCATTTGCCCAGGGTCGATTTCCCGATGGCATAATGAACAAGTTGGCTTTAATGACTTTTTCTTTGCCCTGACAGGCCAAGGATATCATTTAGATCGACAGCTTTTTGAACATGACCTAAGTACTTATGCCTGCCAACTGGGTGTGACATTATTACGTGGTGCAAAAGTTAACGCTGTCGCTGCAAGTACCACTGGCTTTCGCTTGTCTGTACACTTAGGGAGTGACAAGAAAGTATACCATGCCCGCTTTGTGGTGGATGCGAGCGCTCAGCAGCGCCGCCTGACCCGTACTTTAGAAGTTGCAGAAAACACCTTCGATGAAGTGCTCTATCTCAGTGCGCTTGTCTCAGTTGAGCAATCGCCTTCATGCAGTGAGCGTACTGTGGTTGAGGCACAGCCTTATGGATGGTGGTATGGCGCAGCCTTACCTGGTAAGCAATTGATGCTAATGTTATGTACCGACCGCGATAATGTTGCTCAATATGGTCTTGATAACAGTTACGAATTTTTATGTCGGGCCTGCGAAAACGGGTTATTTCAGTATGGGTTTAACCACTTACGTAATTACAGCGCTAATGAGATACATATAACAAAGCGGCGCGTAAGCTCAGGTATTCTTAGTAAGGTTATTGGTAACAACTGGCTGGCAGTAGGCGATAGCGCAAGTAACTACGATCCCATCTCCTCTGCCGGTATTACCAAAGCGCTCATACATGGTGAACTCGCAGGTAAAGCCATTGCTGAGTGTTTCCAATATGGCAGTGAAGAGGCTTTACTGGCTTATGAGCAGCGTGTTTTTGCCGATTTTAATCAATATATAGCGCTTCATGCACAGCATTACGGTTGCAATCAACGCTTTGCTGACGCCTCATTTTGGCAAGCACGACGGGCCGTAACACAGGCTTAG